From the genome of Phycodurus eques isolate BA_2022a chromosome 22, UOR_Pequ_1.1, whole genome shotgun sequence, one region includes:
- the btg1 gene encoding protein BTG1: MHTLCARGTMKPEINAAVGFLSRFLRVKGHVNDRQVQTFSQSLQDILSEQYKHHWFPDRPCKGSGYRCIRINHKMDPLVGQAGQHIGLTIQQLYLLLPSELTLWVDPFEVSYRIGEDGSICVLYESQPVPAVMQGTVVASSPSGSGGSGSPMVDSHISCKEELMVLGRTSPSKTYNMMTVSS; the protein is encoded by the exons ATGCATACCCTTTGTGCCCGGGGAACCATGAAACCAGAGATCAACGCCGCCGTGGGATTTTTGTCGAGATTTCTGCGGGTAAAAGGACACGTAAACGATCGACAAGTCCAAACATTCAGCCAGAGTCTACAGGACATTTTGTCTG AACAATACAAGCACCACTGGTTCCCAGACAGGCCCTGCAAAGGTTCAGGGTACCGCTGCATCCGCATCAACCACAAGATGGATCCTCTGGTGGGGCAGGCGGGCCAGCACATCGGCTTGACCATCCAGCAACTCTACCTGCTGCTGCCCAGCGAGCTCACACTCTGGGTGGACCCCTTCGAGGTGTCCTACCGCATCGGCGAGGACGGCTCCATCTGTGTCCTGTACGAGTCACAGCCTGTGCCAGCAGTCATGCAAGGAACGGTGGTCGCCAGCTCACCCTCAGGGAGCGGTGGCTCAGGGAGCCCCATGGTGGACAGTCACATAAGCTGCAAGGAGGAACTGATGGTGCTGGGCAGAACCAGTCCCTCCAAAACCTACAACATGATGACTGTCTCCAGTTAA